The nucleotide window GAGGGAATTGGGCCAAGGAGAGGTGAGCTTCTATGTAGAGGGGATGGAGCCCTACGGCCACTTGACCGTAAACGACTACTACAGCCTATTCAAGGGTTTGTACAAGACCGGTGTAAAAGACATATTCGGGGTTTACGACAAGTGGAAAAACACCAGGTTTTCCAAACTCTCCCAAGGGACTAAGAAAAAACTGCTTTTAGAACTGGTAATTTCCCAACCCCATAAGTTATTATTAATAGACGAACCCTTCGCGAACTTAGACGACGAGTCAAAGGAAATACTTACGTCTTATTTAATGGACGAAGCAGAGGAAAACATCGTGGTCCTGACGTCACCGTCAAAGGAGGTAGTCAGCGGGGTGTGTAGGTCGTTTTATGACGTCGCAGTGTGGAGGGTCTACTGAGGGTTAGTCTTTCAGTTAAGCTAGAGCTAATGGAAGTTAAAATTAGGAAGGAGCAAGTAAGCGGAACGCAAAGCCCTTGGGGGGCGACACCGCGCTTTCGGTTTACGAAGTCCCAGACACAGCCGCTCCCTAGTCCGTACCTCTCCTTTCTTTTATGAAATTCCCAAGCCCTTTTAATTTCATTAGGGATTAACATAACTGGTCATATGGACTATACACTACGTAATATTTTTATTAGTAAGATTTATCATCGACACCGAGAAGGAGAAAAACCAGCATAAAATTAGGTATAATAATATTCGTAACAGGATGGAAGACGTGGGCTGTAC belongs to Stygiolobus caldivivus and includes:
- a CDS encoding ABC transporter ATP-binding protein, giving the protein MVEIKGLTVKRGGMTILKDVNIVVEESNPVCLIGNNGAGKTTLLLAIAKVVPAEGEMKFAGRELGQGEVSFYVEGMEPYGHLTVNDYYSLFKGLYKTGVKDIFGVYDKWKNTRFSKLSQGTKKKLLLELVISQPHKLLLIDEPFANLDDESKEILTSYLMDEAEENIVVLTSPSKEVVSGVCRSFYDVAVWRVY